GCAAAAGGGCATTCCCAAAGCACATGACAAGTAGTCTCAATGTCTTGGGTGCAAAATTCGCATTTGCCGTCGACCCTCACCTTCCGGCATTGCAGATTGTCTTTTGTGGGCAAAATATTTGAACAGGCTCTCCACAGAAGGGACCGGACCTTAGGGGACACATTTAGTTTCCACAGCTTCTTCCAAATTCTACCATTTTGCCGTGCTTGTGAGTGCTCACCTTGGGGTTGATTTTTAAGGCCAAGGGCAATTTTGTAGGCTGTCTTCACTGTAAAATTTTGGGTGCTATTTTGCTTCCACACTAATTCATCATTGGAATGCAGATTGTTCAGAGGAATGGCAAGGATCTCTTGTTGTGTTGATGGAGCAAACAGAGCTTGAATCTTTCCATGGTCCCACTGCCTAGTGTCTGCATCAATAAGGTCACTAACAAATAGTGAATTAGGAGGTAAGCCCGAGAAAATGGGATCATGCTTTAACCATTTATGGGCATCAACTTGAATATGACACCCATCCCCCACCCGCCATCTAGTACCCTTCCGAATAATTTCTCTAGCCTTGAGTAGACTTCGCCATACATACGATGGATTGGTCCCAAGTTCTGCCTCCATGAAGGAGCTGTTTGGGAAGTATCGGGCTTTGTACACCTTATAAAATAGTGAATGagtgtgttttatcaatctccATGCTTGTTTAGCTAGCATAGCTAAATTGAAAGCATGGATATCTCTAAAACCCATCCCACCATTGTTCTTTGGCCTGCAAAGTTTATTCCAATTGATCCAATGAATCTTTTTCTCATCATTTGTTTGCCCCCACCAGTATTTTGCAAGAGTTGAATTAATATCATCACACAAGGATTTTGGGAGTTTAAAGATGCCCATAGTATATGTAGGGATTGCCTGCGCCACTGTTTTGATCAGTATTTCCCGTCCCACTTTTAAGATAAACTTCTCCTTCCAACCCATCACTCACTTTGTGATTTTTTCCTTAAGCCCCCTGAAAGTAGTTACCTTGGATTTACCAGCCACCATGAGTAAGCCAAGGTATTTTTCACACTCAGTCATAACCTGGGCTCCCAACATACCTTGGATGATATCCTTCACTTCTGCCCTTATATTTTTACTGAAGAAAAGAGCCGTTTTGTCCCTGTTTATTGCTTGACCCAATGCCCTCTCATACTGCTCAAGGATGGTTATCAGTTGCTGGCACTCCTCAATTGATGCTTGGCAAAATAGCAAGCTGTCATCAGCAAATAGCAAGTGAGAAATCCGCACTCCGTTTCTACAAGATAAGATCCCCTGTAACTGCTTCCTTTCTTCTGCTCTTCTCAACAAGGTTGACATACCCTCTGCACATATGAGAAACAAATAAGGTGATAAAGGGTCACCCTGTTTAATTCCCCTAGATGGATTAACAAAACCCCTAGGCTCCCCATTAATCAGGATTGAGTATGAAGTTGTATTGACTGTTTCCATTGCCAAATGTACCCATTTTTCATCCAACCCCAACCGTATCATCATTTTTTCAAGGAAACCCCACTCTACCCTATCATACGCCTTGCTTATATCTAGCTTCACTGCCATTTGGCCCTTTTTTCCCCTTCTACGATATCGAATCCTGTGCAACACCTCAAAAGCTACAGTTGTATTATCAGTTATTAGTCTATCTGGCACAAAAGCACTTTGAGCATCGGAAATgatttttggtaaaataattttaagccTGTTAGCAAGAACTTTTGAATAAATGCGGGATATCACATTACCCAAACTGATGGGACGGAAATCTAAAAGGTATTGggggtcattttttttttggggatcaACATAATATGAGTGTAATTTATTTTATGCAACATGTGACCTAAATTTAGTACTGATAGAATAGGTTCAGTAACAAGGGGTCCAACTATATGCCAgtatttttggaagaaaaaaggGGACATACCATCAGGCCCAGGTGACTTTGAGGGATGCATCTGGAATAGGGCTCGTTAGACCTCACCAGCAGTATAGGTTCTTAATAGAATCTGATTCATATCAGCTGTAACCCGTCTATCAACTGATTTAAGGACATCCTCCATATTTGCATTATCTGTGTGTGTTGTAGTGAACAGATTTTTGAAGTAAGTTTCTGCCACTTCAgcaatctcattttcttcagTACACCATCTACCTGCTTCATCAAAAACCCCcacaatttgattttttcttcGTTGCTGACTAGCCCTTTGGTGGaagaattttgtgtttttgtccCCTGCTGGTAGCCAAATTGCCTTTGATCATTGTCTCCAAGATACTTCCTCCTGGTAGAGCAACCTGTTTATTTCACCTTTGACCATTTTGATCCTCTCCACTTGGTCTCCAATATTTCGGCTTGTTAACTCCTCCAATTCTCTGTGCTTTTCCTCAATTTTTGCTCTAGTATTTCCAAAAGCAAATCGTGCCCAGCCAATCAAAGATGTCttgcaatttttaattttttcaaacaaCTTAAACATCGGGCTGCCATGAGGAGTAGGCTAGTTCCATGCTTGTAGAATAATCCATTCACACTCGGGATGCGCTGCCCATTTCTCCTCAAACCTGTGGGGTACTCTTTTCCTACGGACATAATTATTTGGGGCATTAATGGTAAGAAAAATTGGATCGTGATCAGGGTACGAAACTTGTAAATGTGTGACTCGGCAATGAGGGAAAAGCTCTCTCCATTCCACTGTTGCACAAGCTCGGTCTAGTTGTTGTTGGACATAGGCATCGCCATGTCTTCCATTATTCCATGTGAAGGCGTTTCCAACATACCAAAGATTAGTCAAATTACAATGAAGCAGTGCACTACGAAAAGCTTGCATGAGGGCTTGTGCCTTTGGTAATCTACCTTGTTTCTCATCAGATGATAAGATTTCAATGTAGTCCCCAATACATACCCAAGGCATTGAGTACCGGGAGTGAAGGTGCCGCAACAAACTCCAAGTTTCATGTCGACGGTTTTCTTCCGGTTGGCCATAGAAGCCGGTGATTCTCCACGGTGGACCCGTGCTGCTAAACACAATGGCATCAATATGATTCTGTGAACTGGTTTGAACATGCAAGTCTACCTCCTCCTTCCAAATCATTGCCAGGCCGCCACTCCTTCCCAGACTAGGAACTGTAAAAATAGCATGGTATTGTAGATCTTCTTTTATACTTCTCATCTCCTCAACCGATTGTTTGGTTTCCATGAGAAATACAATCTTGGGCACTTTAACTCCCACAAGATGCGAGAGCACGGTTGCTGCTcgggggttcccaagcccccgacagTTCCAACTGAGAATATTCATTGTGATCGGCGAGGCTGTATCGCAGCCTCCAACGTTGTGCATGAAGATTTTGTGTTTCTGGCCAAAATCCTAAACTGTTTTCTGTCATTCTCCTCCATCTTCGAAACCCCATCAGCTTTGTCACCGTGTCCCCGTTTCTTGCTTGCAATTTTCAGTGTACTCTGTGAGTCCAGTACCGTATGTGTTTGTGGTTTGcgagctatttttttttccttccttgtTTTGCCTGAGTCACGTGCACTATCAGATGCCTTAGTTATGTCACGTGCCGCATTGAAAGAGGCGTGCGTTGTGCTAGTTGTTACCTCAACCACAGACCCTTCTTCAGTTACGTATTCAATAGGAACACTTATTAAATCAATCCCAGGAATTTCGGGATTAATGATGCTGCTATTATTTTCCGCCTCAACAGTATTTATAGCTACCGTTTCAGCATTAATTGTCATTTCCGTTTCAATCCCCTgattttcgggctgtccatattGCGCATTAACTCCCTGTTTCGGTTCTAGATGCGGCGGACCCCTAGCACGTGATCTGTCTATTTGTGTTTCACGCCAGCGAGGTGGGCTGGATGGCTTTCGTCCTGTGCCATCAATCTTCCTCCTATTACCTGCTCTCATCCATTCCCCATATGGGAGCTCGCCCCCTTCCATTGATTTTTACTTTGAACACTCCCGTATCTCATGGCCCAGCATGCCGCAATTGTAACATAGTCCTACAAGTCTATCATATTTGAATGCGACTCGAACTTCGTCTCCCTCCGGATTGACAATTAGGGCCCCTCGTCGGAGAGGTTTGGTCAATGGGATTTCGATATGGATTCGCAAGAAGCGTGCCTGGTTAGAAGCAATGGCCTTACtatccacctccaccacatggCCTAGGCTGCTTCCAATATCTTGACCTGCTTCTTCATTTATAAGATCAAAGGGTAGACCCCATACTTGAACCCAAATTGGTAGAACTGGGAAGGAAACTGATCTTGCCGTCATACCTTTTTCCCATCTTCGAAGCACTAGGAGTTGATCATCGAAGCACCAGGAGTTGATCATCGAAGCTCTAAGGTCCATTATTCATAACCCATCTCAATTGGTTTTCCATAGCGAACTTAAATTGGATTAGGCCATCTCCAACGTCTACCATCTTCAAGTCAATTCCCATCTTCCAAATTGACCGCAATAGATCCTTCGCTGCTCTTTGGTTAAATGGACGAGATGTGAGAAACTTCCCTATAACACTAAGTGAATGTTCTTCCAGTGTCCTAGCCCGTTGAACTGGCCGGACAATGATTGCTTCCCCCTCTTCTGAAGTGAGTTTTATTCTCTCAATCCGTTCAATGAAATCTAAATCCATACTACAAGCACTTGCCACCCGAACTACTTCTTAAGTGAGGATGAAAGAAGAGAGTCGGTGGAGGAAAAGCTCACCCCtagtgagagagagaactcCTACTTAGCTGAGGAGAAGAAAAGTGACAAATAATTTCTTGCAGGAGTTAAACCACAAATCAACTCATCATTCCTAATAATAGTTAATTACTCACAATCTGTCACGTTGTAATTATAACAAATAAGTTGTAGAATAATTTGAGGTCTTAAAACCAAATTCGGGATAACAAACAAGATTTTTGGTTAGCCATTGCCCCTTTTTTTGTGACCTGTATCTTTTCACCAACCCTCGACGAATTGAGATTtcgagaaaaagaaaaaacaatgatGATGGTCCATGCATGAACGATTTTAATGCTCTTTGccatatatttacaaaaaatgttAGGATTTTGTTGTAACTTTTATCATATTTAATTGTCACCAGTAAGTCTCTTCACTTGTCACTCAACGGCTTTCTGTTGTGCTGCATGTTAGCCTCGTTCTCAGCCCTTAACCCTATCATGCATGCTTGCCAAATTGCCACCACCAAACTTCCAATGAATTCCTATACGTGTCTCAAACTCTCTCaatccttctctctttttcttaggAAATCAAATTCCAAGAACACCCATTTTTATGCTACAACTCTGATGCGTCAATTGTAAGcgatggaaaaaaaaagtagttgatTAATTTAAAAGTGAGACAAATAACTAATTACAGTGTATCACATTGGATAATTGTGGAAAGTTTTGTAGTCCTAGAATTACTATTTTCTTAGTGTAATGCCAGAGAAAACTCTGCATGTATCTATGCTTAgtatttatataatttactCAGAGTCTCACAGTCAGCTTCATGCAAgctcaaaaaaagagaaagataactGTGGCAGGTCAATGgtcaacataaaatttaatcattttattatgAATGGTAATGGATAAGATAGAAtaaaaagacaagaaaagaatatatatatatgactaaaatcTTGATTAATCTAATGAAGATTTATATTTTGGACGCAAACTTTTGGAATTAATACTTGATTATTGTTGTTACTTGCATATGAGTTCATCAGTaacaacaattttattatgCACCAATCATAAATTATGTTGagagttataaaaaataaatgtaaaaaaagaaatttatgtccttattcttactttttaaactataatatgcataaaaagaataaactataataaaagaataaaaataaaatagaaaatatataatctcTTTTCTTTGATATGCTTtagaattttataaaagaaataatagaaacataagaaatatataaatttattattactaagtacattttatatatttatcttttttcaaaatacgtataaaatcaatatttcactctcatttttttttctttgtctaatTTCATATTTTGGTTTGGTTGTACATTCAACGAACTTCTAGACTTTCCATTTGATGGTTAcagtaaaattttgtaaatatatcaaattattccacattttcttatttaaagCATTTTAGATAGTTAGAGGTCATTGATCCATCAATTTTTGGCAATTTTTATTGAGCATAAAAAGCCAAAGCCGTCACAATAAAATTGTGCTGTGGTAGCTAGGATAGCTAAATGTGATATTGATGAgttcatatttaatatattaaagcATACACTATATTCTAATTATTGGTTTTTTACATATACCTTCACCAGGGCATTTGATTTTCTCAACCATTTCAAAGGCCATCCATGGTTTTAAAATGTAGACCGACTTTGATTAATTTGAAAAGCCAAAAGCATCCTACCAAATTAGCGCATTTTGCTAACTAAATgcgaatttttatttttgtctttacaATATCTTATTAGATGATAAAAAGTTTTACCGGTTAAGTTATTGGAAGCCACGTTACttactttatttgtttgtttattattaGCTCAGGTGCACAGTAGGATATGagtttaaaagtgaaatttaaataaaatcaaataaacaaagacCTCCATCAATTTCGTAGGCTTTCTTTTGTAAAATATGTTTCCATTAGGAGACTTAACGTggtccatatatatatagagggttgagttcaagttacacttgatgtaactctaaacaatgttacgctacccaataacttgttatagaatttatattttgaaaatctcaccattgaattacatgttttatatgttcttaacaattatgccaattggatgttatttactatttgatcaataaatttattttttatatattattttaaattacaaaaacttgaattaaaaaaattgattgat
This DNA window, taken from Quercus robur chromosome 2, dhQueRobu3.1, whole genome shotgun sequence, encodes the following:
- the LOC126694302 gene encoding uncharacterized protein LOC126694302, whose protein sequence is MNILSWNCRGLGNPRAATVLSHLVGVKVPKIVFLMETKQSVEEMRSIKEDLQYHAIFTVPSLGRSGGLAMIWKEEVDLHVQTSSQNHIDAIVFSSTGPPWRITGFYGQPEENRRHETWSLLRHLHSRYSMPWVCIGDYIEILSSDEKQGRLPKAQALMQAFRSALLHCNLTNLWYVGNAFTWNNGRHGDAYVQQQLDRACATVEWRELFPHCRVTHLQVSYPDHDPIFLTINAPNNYVRRKRVPHRFEEKWAAHPECEWIILQAWN
- the LOC126694309 gene encoding uncharacterized protein LOC126694309 is translated as MDLRASMINSWCFDDQLLVLRRWEKGMTARSVSFPVLPIWVQVWGLPFDLINEEAGQDIGSSLGHVVEVDSKAIASNQARFLRIHIEIPLTKPLRRGALIVNPEGDEVRVAFKYDRLVGLCYNCGMLGHEIRECSK